A single window of Microbispora hainanensis DNA harbors:
- a CDS encoding ferredoxin, which translates to MKVTADRSRCMAAGHCAISAPDVFDHGEDGLVVVLDAEPGEQRRREVEVAEDLCPSRAIAILRTAAVTAPQEAGAPDSAG; encoded by the coding sequence ATGAAGGTGACCGCCGACCGGAGCCGCTGCATGGCCGCCGGGCACTGCGCGATCAGCGCGCCGGACGTCTTCGACCACGGCGAGGACGGGCTGGTGGTGGTGCTGGACGCGGAGCCGGGGGAGCAGCGGCGCCGGGAGGTGGAGGTGGCGGAGGACCTGTGCCCGTCCCGCGCCATCGCCATCCTCCGCACCGCCGCGGTGACGGCGCCGCAGGAGGCGGGCGCGCCGGACTCCGCCGGCTGA
- a CDS encoding cytochrome P450, whose translation MNAPTTTANDDLFAYPQDRTCPWQPSPGYQDLGRQGPLHRVRLWDGRWIWMVTGHSQARRLLADPRMSADRSRDDFPAVLPRLDAPIFKPIAIIGFDPPVHDVHRRLLAPDFSLKQVRAMRPHVEELARRLVADMLRAGPPVDLVEAYALPIPSMVISELLGVPYDDHEFFEAKTVGLLQAKSAEDAERAGRELWDYLDGLITRKEREPGGPGVLSRLASEVDEDGDLTREDLLRIALALLIGGHDTTSQMIALGVVTLLEHPGQLAALRADPGVLTAAVDELLRMVSITDVSGVRVATEDIEIDGEVIRAGDGVLVSSSMTNRDPEVFPRPYEFDVHRTRGGNAASGRQHLTFGFGIHQCLGQNLARMELEVAFSVLFEGIPDLRLGVPLEALPTRSGGTMQGVHTLPIEW comes from the coding sequence GTGAACGCTCCCACGACCACCGCGAACGACGACCTGTTCGCCTATCCGCAGGATCGGACCTGCCCCTGGCAACCGTCTCCGGGCTACCAGGACCTGGGGCGGCAGGGGCCGCTCCACCGGGTCAGGCTCTGGGACGGCAGGTGGATCTGGATGGTCACCGGCCACAGCCAGGCCCGCCGCCTGCTCGCCGACCCGCGCATGTCGGCCGACCGGTCCCGCGACGACTTCCCCGCCGTCCTGCCCCGGCTGGACGCGCCCATCTTCAAGCCCATCGCGATCATCGGTTTCGATCCGCCCGTCCACGACGTGCACCGTCGGCTGCTCGCCCCGGACTTCAGCCTCAAGCAGGTGCGCGCCATGCGCCCGCACGTGGAGGAGCTCGCCCGGCGGCTGGTGGCGGACATGCTCCGGGCGGGGCCGCCGGTGGACCTCGTCGAGGCGTACGCGCTGCCCATCCCCTCGATGGTGATCTCCGAACTGCTCGGCGTGCCGTACGACGACCACGAGTTCTTCGAGGCGAAGACGGTGGGGCTGCTTCAGGCCAAGTCGGCCGAGGACGCCGAGAGGGCGGGCCGGGAGCTGTGGGACTACCTCGACGGACTCATCACACGCAAGGAGCGCGAGCCCGGCGGCCCCGGCGTGCTGAGCCGCCTCGCGAGCGAGGTCGACGAGGACGGCGACCTCACCCGCGAGGACCTGCTGCGCATCGCGCTCGCGTTGCTCATCGGGGGGCACGACACGACCTCCCAGATGATCGCGCTGGGCGTCGTCACGCTGCTGGAGCACCCCGGCCAGCTCGCCGCGCTCCGCGCGGACCCGGGCGTCCTGACCGCCGCCGTCGACGAACTGCTGCGCATGGTCTCCATCACCGACGTCTCCGGCGTCCGGGTGGCGACCGAGGACATCGAGATCGACGGAGAGGTGATCAGGGCCGGGGATGGTGTCCTGGTGTCGTCGTCGATGACCAATCGCGACCCCGAGGTCTTCCCCCGGCCGTACGAGTTCGACGTCCACCGCACCCGCGGCGGAAACGCGGCGTCGGGGCGCCAGCATCTGACGTTCGGGTTCGGCATCCACCAGTGCCTGGGACAGAACCTCGCCCGCATGGAGCTGGAGGTCGCCTTCTCCGTCCTGTTCGAGGGGATCCCGGACCTGCGGCTCGGGGTCCCGCTGGAGGCGCTGCCCACGCGCAGCGGCGGCACGATGCAGGGCGTCCACACCCTGCCGATCGAGTGGTGA
- a CDS encoding acyltransferase family protein — translation MRFVAAFLVFVCHACVLGYFHQEVAASLQTYAFTSGWLGVEFFFVLSGFVLTWSVREGEPRTRLWRRRLVKVYPSHVVTWFAALGLAVWAGQSVDLLTALPSLLLVHTWLPRADFILSINVVTWSLACDVLFYLAFPFLYRLVRRIPAARLWPAAVAVVVVIAVLPAVALAVLPGTPRLAGQEMSLTQNWFLVSFPPTRALDFVLGILMARIVVTGRWIRLGWAPALAIVAAAFGLQMFLWPTVYGLTAPVALPIALLIAAVAVADHRGRFSPFRSRPLVWLGGISYASYLVHYLVLTYSHVALGAGRTWDAPSALFLVTALFGVTTVLAWGLTRFVEEPAMRAWAGARPAGGHGAAPLPGARSPEPTA, via the coding sequence ATGAGATTCGTCGCGGCGTTCCTCGTGTTCGTCTGCCACGCCTGCGTGCTGGGGTACTTCCACCAGGAGGTCGCGGCCTCGCTCCAGACCTACGCCTTCACGTCCGGCTGGCTCGGCGTGGAGTTCTTCTTCGTGCTGAGCGGGTTCGTGCTGACCTGGTCGGTCCGGGAGGGCGAGCCGCGCACCCGCCTGTGGCGGCGGCGGCTCGTCAAGGTCTACCCCAGCCACGTCGTCACCTGGTTCGCCGCCCTCGGGCTCGCCGTCTGGGCGGGCCAGTCCGTCGACCTGCTCACGGCCCTGCCGAGCCTGCTGCTCGTGCACACCTGGCTGCCCCGGGCCGACTTCATCCTCTCGATCAACGTGGTCACCTGGTCGCTCGCCTGCGACGTGCTGTTCTATCTGGCGTTCCCGTTCCTGTACCGGCTGGTCCGGCGGATCCCGGCCGCGCGGCTGTGGCCGGCGGCCGTGGCGGTCGTCGTGGTGATCGCCGTGCTGCCCGCGGTCGCACTCGCCGTCCTGCCCGGGACGCCGAGGCTGGCCGGCCAGGAGATGTCGCTCACCCAGAACTGGTTCCTCGTGTCGTTCCCGCCGACCCGGGCGCTGGACTTCGTCCTCGGGATCCTGATGGCCAGGATCGTGGTCACCGGCCGCTGGATCCGGCTGGGCTGGGCGCCCGCGCTGGCGATCGTCGCCGCCGCCTTCGGCCTGCAGATGTTCCTGTGGCCGACCGTCTACGGGCTCACCGCGCCCGTCGCCCTGCCGATCGCCCTGCTGATCGCCGCGGTCGCCGTCGCCGACCACCGGGGCCGCTTCAGCCCGTTCCGCTCCCGCCCCCTGGTGTGGCTCGGCGGCATCTCGTACGCCTCCTATCTGGTCCACTACCTGGTCCTGACGTACTCCCACGTCGCTCTCGGGGCCGGCCGGACGTGGGACGCGCCGTCCGCCCTGTTCCTCGTCACGGCCCTGTTCGGGGTCACCACGGTGCTGGCCTGGGGGCTGACACGGTTCGTCGAGGAACCGGCGATGCGGGCCTGGGCGGGCGCGCGGCCCGCCGGCGGGCACGGAGCCGCGCCGCTGCCGGGGGCCCGCTCACCCGAACCCACCGCCTGA
- a CDS encoding ferredoxin, whose amino-acid sequence MTAVWVSADQERCISGGRCMAATSEVFDQDEDGLVVVLTPQVAPELEDRVRKAAYLCPSRAIRIGDGPLEG is encoded by the coding sequence GTGACGGCCGTGTGGGTGTCGGCCGACCAGGAGCGCTGCATCAGCGGCGGCCGCTGCATGGCCGCCACCTCCGAGGTCTTCGACCAGGACGAGGACGGCCTGGTCGTGGTCCTCACCCCGCAGGTCGCGCCGGAGCTGGAGGACCGGGTTCGCAAGGCGGCCTACCTCTGCCCGTCGCGGGCGATCCGGATCGGCGACGGCCCCTTGGAGGGCTGA
- a CDS encoding cytochrome P450 — MTEAPPYPQKRTCPYEPPAGYREIAERGPVLKVTLFDGREAWMVTGYRESREILTHPNLSSQRTHPGFPIVAPRFRSQIARTLALIAMDPPVHDVYRRYLNPHFSLKSVRRMRPEIERIVAGFVDRIVEHGPPADLVPLLAVPLPSLVICRHLGVPYEDHDFFQDASGKVMLGTEEESATAAQDLFDYIDRLVAEQIKDPSGGLLGTLVRERVVTGDIGHDELVSIALVLLIAAHETTSSSLALGVITLLEHPEQLALLREDPDRLPGAVEELLRYIATTDLVATRVAKGDIEIAGHLIREGEGVLVSGTLANRDAAVHRRADELDVLREDSHHLTFGFGIHQCLGQNLARMELEVAFKELFTRIPGIRLAAPVGELPILGAGTVQRVLRLPVAW; from the coding sequence ATGACGGAAGCTCCGCCGTACCCGCAGAAGCGCACCTGCCCCTACGAGCCGCCCGCCGGTTATCGCGAGATCGCCGAGCGGGGACCGGTGCTCAAGGTGACCCTCTTCGACGGGCGCGAGGCGTGGATGGTGACGGGCTACCGGGAGTCCCGGGAGATCCTCACCCACCCGAACCTGTCCTCGCAGCGCACCCATCCCGGGTTCCCCATCGTGGCGCCCCGGTTCCGCTCGCAGATCGCCCGCACGCTGGCGCTCATCGCGATGGACCCGCCCGTCCACGACGTGTACCGCCGATATCTCAACCCCCACTTCAGCCTCAAGTCGGTCCGCCGGATGCGGCCGGAGATCGAGCGGATCGTCGCGGGATTCGTCGACCGGATCGTCGAGCACGGGCCGCCCGCCGACCTGGTGCCGCTGCTCGCGGTGCCGCTGCCGTCCCTGGTCATCTGCCGCCATCTCGGCGTGCCGTACGAGGACCACGACTTCTTCCAGGACGCCAGCGGCAAGGTGATGCTCGGCACCGAGGAGGAGTCGGCGACTGCGGCGCAGGACCTGTTCGACTACATCGACCGGCTGGTGGCCGAGCAGATCAAGGACCCGTCCGGCGGGCTGCTCGGCACGCTGGTCCGCGAGCGCGTCGTCACCGGCGACATCGGCCACGACGAGCTGGTGTCGATCGCGCTGGTGCTGCTGATCGCCGCGCACGAGACCACCTCGTCCTCGCTGGCGCTGGGCGTCATCACGCTGCTCGAGCACCCCGAGCAGCTCGCGCTGCTGCGCGAGGACCCCGACCGGCTCCCGGGCGCGGTCGAGGAGCTGCTGCGTTACATCGCCACCACCGACCTCGTCGCCACGCGGGTCGCCAAGGGCGACATCGAGATCGCCGGCCACCTCATCCGGGAGGGGGAGGGGGTGCTCGTCTCCGGGACGCTGGCCAACCGCGACGCGGCCGTGCACCGGCGCGCCGACGAGCTCGACGTCCTGCGCGAGGACAGCCACCACCTCACGTTCGGCTTCGGCATCCACCAGTGCCTCGGCCAGAACCTCGCCCGGATGGAGCTGGAGGTCGCGTTCAAGGAGCTGTTCACCCGGATCCCCGGCATCCGGCTGGCGGCACCGGTCGGCGAGCTGCCCATCCTCGGCGCGGGCACCGTGCAGCGGGTGCTCCGGCTCCCGGTCGCGTGGTGA
- a CDS encoding ATP-binding cassette domain-containing protein yields MIDGTAVLLISHDLGVVAEIADHVYVMKDGRFVEDGPAAVVLESPSHPYTKTLVGAVAGHARRARPASPAEPGGTGTTREVLRAEGLVKRYTLPGRGEFTAVEDVSVTVGAGETLGVVGESGSGKTTLGRLLMGLLRPDAGRVLLDGRPWDGLRGTERRAARRRVQMIYQHPLSSFDPRYTARQILEEPLRADRTPREERDRRVALLLEHVGLAPDVLDRRARELSGGQRQRLAIARALAPGPQVIVCDEPVSALDASIQAQVLDVLTDVQERLGVAYVFISHDLGVIRRLSHRVVVMKDGRVVESGDMEKVFDHPEHPYTKTLIDAVPRFSSRSGGVPRGADVTSA; encoded by the coding sequence GTGATCGACGGCACCGCGGTGCTGCTCATCAGCCACGACCTCGGCGTGGTCGCCGAAATCGCCGACCACGTGTACGTGATGAAGGACGGACGGTTCGTCGAGGACGGCCCGGCGGCGGTGGTGCTGGAGTCGCCGTCGCACCCGTACACGAAGACGCTCGTGGGCGCGGTCGCCGGGCACGCGCGCAGGGCGCGCCCGGCGAGCCCCGCCGAGCCCGGGGGCACGGGGACGACCCGCGAGGTGCTCAGGGCCGAGGGCCTGGTCAAGCGCTACACCCTGCCGGGGCGGGGCGAGTTCACCGCCGTGGAGGACGTGTCGGTCACCGTAGGAGCAGGGGAGACCCTCGGCGTCGTCGGCGAGTCCGGCTCGGGCAAGACCACCCTCGGCCGGCTGCTCATGGGCCTGCTGCGACCGGACGCCGGGCGCGTGCTGCTCGACGGGCGGCCCTGGGACGGCCTGCGCGGCACGGAACGGCGCGCGGCCCGGCGCCGGGTGCAGATGATCTATCAGCATCCGCTGTCGTCCTTCGACCCCCGCTACACGGCCCGGCAGATTCTGGAGGAGCCGCTGCGGGCGGACCGCACGCCGCGCGAGGAGCGCGACCGGCGGGTGGCGCTGCTGCTGGAGCACGTCGGCCTCGCCCCAGACGTGCTCGACCGGCGCGCCCGGGAGCTGTCCGGGGGACAGCGGCAGCGCCTCGCCATCGCCCGCGCGCTCGCCCCCGGACCGCAGGTCATCGTCTGCGACGAGCCGGTCTCCGCGCTCGACGCGTCCATCCAGGCCCAGGTCCTCGACGTGCTCACCGACGTCCAGGAGCGGCTCGGCGTCGCGTACGTGTTCATCTCCCACGACCTCGGCGTCATCCGGCGGCTCAGCCACCGGGTGGTGGTCATGAAAGACGGCAGGGTGGTGGAGAGCGGCGACATGGAAAAGGTGTTCGACCACCCCGAGCATCCGTACACGAAAACGCTCATCGACGCGGTTCCCCGTTTCTCGTCGCGTTCCGGTGGAGTTCCAAGGGGGGCGGATGTGACCAGCGCATAA
- a CDS encoding sensor histidine kinase — protein sequence MLGDAVDLRRVLANLVDNALRHAASAVRIGVHAEGDTAELTVTDDGPGIPPEDRERVFDRFTRLDDARSRDDGGAGLGLAIVRTTVEAHGGTVHLEDASPGLRAVVRLPLAR from the coding sequence GTGCTCGGCGACGCGGTCGACCTGCGGCGGGTGCTCGCCAACCTGGTCGACAACGCCCTGCGGCACGCGGCGTCGGCGGTCCGGATCGGCGTACACGCCGAGGGGGACACCGCCGAGCTGACCGTCACCGACGACGGGCCGGGCATCCCGCCCGAGGACCGGGAGCGGGTCTTCGACCGGTTCACCCGGCTCGACGACGCGCGCAGCCGCGACGACGGCGGCGCCGGGCTCGGACTCGCGATCGTGCGCACCACGGTCGAGGCCCACGGCGGTACGGTCCACCTGGAGGACGCCTCCCCCGGACTGCGCGCCGTCGTCCGGCTCCCCCTGGCACGTTGA
- a CDS encoding aspartate aminotransferase family protein, which yields MLPDHGRPVTELLAELTALKEADLPVRGGKVTAYVYDTGLPEVHEAAQRAYAEMLEVNMLDPTAFPSMVALERQVVGAVAELLGRPGAPGIFTSGGTESIMLAVKAARDARPGATRVVLPVTAHPAFHKAAHYLGMEVVPVPVDPVTYRASVPAFEAALDDRTALAVVSAPSYPQGVVDPVEEVAALAAARGVPCHVDACVGGWLLPWLREAGAAIPPFDLSVPGVTSISCDLHKFGYAPKGASVLLFRDAELRRRAYFASAAWPGYTIINATVQSSRSAGPLGGAWATLQALGREGYLELGRRTLEATRRLAEGVAKIPGLRVLGEPETALVAIAGSPEVDVFVLADEARRLGWFLQPQLSYAGIPANIHITVTGVTLAGVDAMLEVIAEAADAARRRGPADVPEGLPELIASLDLDALDDATFAELAASVGIDLTATAEPGTAEPGTPAQPGMAVVNAVLDALPAATREAILVRFLSVLYS from the coding sequence TTGCTTCCCGATCACGGCAGGCCCGTCACCGAACTGCTCGCCGAGCTGACCGCCCTCAAGGAGGCCGACCTGCCGGTGCGCGGCGGCAAGGTCACGGCCTACGTCTACGACACCGGCCTGCCGGAGGTGCACGAGGCCGCGCAGCGGGCGTACGCGGAGATGCTCGAAGTCAACATGCTCGACCCGACGGCCTTCCCCAGCATGGTCGCGCTGGAGCGGCAGGTGGTCGGGGCGGTCGCCGAGCTGCTCGGCCGTCCCGGCGCGCCGGGGATCTTCACCAGCGGCGGCACCGAGTCGATCATGCTGGCGGTGAAGGCCGCCCGCGACGCCAGGCCCGGCGCGACCCGGGTCGTGCTGCCGGTCACCGCGCACCCGGCGTTCCACAAGGCCGCGCACTACCTCGGCATGGAGGTCGTGCCGGTGCCGGTCGACCCGGTCACCTATCGGGCCTCGGTCCCGGCGTTCGAGGCCGCGCTCGACGACCGTACGGCGTTGGCGGTGGTGTCGGCCCCCTCCTACCCGCAGGGCGTGGTCGACCCGGTCGAGGAGGTCGCCGCGCTCGCCGCCGCGCGCGGCGTGCCGTGCCACGTGGACGCCTGCGTCGGCGGCTGGCTGCTGCCGTGGCTGCGCGAGGCGGGCGCCGCGATCCCGCCGTTCGACCTGAGCGTGCCCGGCGTCACCTCGATCTCGTGCGACCTGCACAAGTTCGGGTACGCGCCGAAGGGGGCGTCGGTGCTGCTGTTCCGCGACGCGGAGCTGCGCCGCCGGGCCTACTTCGCCTCGGCGGCCTGGCCCGGCTACACGATCATCAACGCGACCGTGCAGAGCTCGCGGTCGGCCGGACCGCTCGGCGGCGCCTGGGCCACCCTGCAGGCCCTCGGCCGGGAGGGCTACCTGGAGCTCGGCCGCAGGACGCTGGAGGCGACCCGGCGGCTGGCCGAGGGCGTGGCGAAGATCCCCGGGCTGCGGGTGCTCGGGGAGCCCGAGACCGCGCTGGTCGCCATCGCCGGCTCCCCCGAGGTGGACGTCTTCGTCCTCGCCGACGAGGCGCGCCGGCTCGGCTGGTTCCTCCAGCCCCAGCTGTCGTACGCCGGGATCCCCGCCAACATCCACATCACGGTGACCGGTGTGACGCTGGCGGGGGTGGACGCGATGCTGGAGGTGATCGCGGAGGCCGCCGACGCCGCCCGGCGACGCGGGCCGGCCGACGTGCCCGAGGGCCTGCCCGAGCTCATCGCGTCACTCGACCTCGACGCGCTGGACGACGCCACGTTCGCCGAGCTCGCCGCGTCGGTGGGGATCGACCTCACCGCGACGGCGGAGCCGGGAACAGCGGAGCCGGGAACGCCGGCACAGCCCGGGATGGCGGTGGTGAACGCCGTGCTCGACGCCCTGCCTGCCGCCACCCGCGAGGCGATCCTCGTCCGCTTCCTTTCGGTGCTGTACTCCTGA
- a CDS encoding Cmx/CmrA family chloramphenicol efflux MFS transporter, with translation MPIAIYMLGLAVFAQGTSEFMLSGLVPGIARDLHVSVPATGALTSAFAVGMIVGAPLTAVLGFRWPRRRALLVFLTVFVVVHVVGAVTTSFGVLLAARVAGALANAGFLAVGLATATAMAGPGAKGRAASVLLGGITLACVAGVPAGAVLGQVWGWRSAFWAVAIVSVPAVIAIAVAIPTTPTVTPLPSETATRPEAATNPGTAMPSEAAMPGARRELRALRRPRLLVTLVLGALVNGATFCTFTFLAPVVTEVAGYGPRWVPVLLAIFGLGSFAGVTIGGRMADRRPMRLLVPGGLALTAGWVAFGMVAGDPAAVLVLVFVQGTLSFAVGSTLITRALYEAYDAPSLGGSFATAALNVGATAGPLLGGAAIGAGLGYRSPLWVSALLVALALAVAGAEWKGTRTTAKA, from the coding sequence ATGCCAATCGCCATCTACATGCTCGGACTGGCGGTCTTCGCCCAGGGAACCTCCGAGTTCATGCTGTCGGGCCTGGTGCCCGGCATAGCCCGCGACCTTCACGTGTCCGTCCCCGCCACGGGGGCGCTGACATCGGCCTTCGCCGTGGGGATGATCGTGGGCGCGCCCCTGACGGCCGTCCTCGGCTTCCGGTGGCCGAGACGGCGGGCGCTGCTGGTCTTCCTGACCGTCTTCGTGGTCGTTCACGTGGTGGGCGCGGTCACCACGAGCTTCGGCGTTCTGCTGGCCGCCCGCGTCGCCGGAGCGCTGGCCAACGCCGGATTCCTGGCCGTGGGTCTCGCGACGGCGACCGCCATGGCGGGGCCCGGCGCCAAGGGCCGGGCCGCCTCCGTACTGCTCGGCGGGATCACGCTCGCCTGCGTCGCCGGGGTGCCGGCCGGTGCCGTGCTCGGCCAGGTATGGGGCTGGCGCTCGGCGTTCTGGGCGGTGGCGATCGTCTCGGTGCCGGCCGTCATCGCGATCGCGGTCGCCATTCCGACCACGCCAACGGTGACGCCCCTGCCATCGGAGACGGCTACGCGCCCAGAGGCGGCCACGAACCCGGGGACGGCCATGCCGTCCGAGGCGGCCATGCCCGGTGCGCGGCGCGAGCTGAGAGCGTTGCGCCGTCCCCGGCTGCTCGTGACCCTCGTGCTCGGCGCGCTGGTGAACGGCGCCACGTTCTGCACCTTCACCTTCCTGGCTCCGGTGGTCACCGAGGTCGCCGGCTACGGCCCGCGGTGGGTGCCGGTGCTGCTGGCGATCTTCGGCCTGGGATCATTCGCCGGTGTGACGATCGGCGGCAGGATGGCGGACCGGCGGCCGATGCGGCTGCTGGTGCCCGGCGGCCTGGCCCTGACGGCAGGCTGGGTCGCATTCGGCATGGTCGCGGGCGACCCGGCCGCCGTCCTCGTGCTCGTCTTCGTGCAGGGCACGCTGTCCTTCGCCGTCGGCTCCACGCTGATCACGCGGGCGCTCTACGAGGCGTACGACGCGCCGTCTCTGGGCGGCTCGTTCGCGACCGCCGCCCTCAACGTGGGCGCGACCGCCGGGCCCCTGCTGGGCGGGGCCGCCATCGGCGCCGGGCTGGGCTACCGGTCTCCCCTGTGGGTGAGCGCGCTGCTGGTCGCGCTGGCGCTCGCTGTGGCGGGAGCGGAGTGGAAGGGAACGAGGACCACAGCGAAGGCCTGA
- the folP gene encoding dihydropteroate synthase, with protein sequence MSTSPMPAEAPGLSAVLRLRGRAFGPGDFAVMAVVNRTPDSFYDRGSTYAFSAAVDAASRLIEEGADIVDIGGVKAGPGTEVDPAEEIRRVAEVVAAVRDRHPDVIISVDTWRSEVAKVVAEAGADLLNDTWGGVDPQLAEVAAAYGIGLVCAHAGRVEPRTRPHRIAYEDVVADVVAYTTDLAERAVAAGVRRDAILIDPAHDFGKNTWHSLEVSRRLDELTATGWPVLVAVSNKDFVGETLGGLPVEERHAGTLATLAVSALQGARVFRVHDAASARTALAVVTRLSGAPS encoded by the coding sequence ATGTCCACTTCGCCGATGCCCGCCGAGGCGCCCGGCCTGTCGGCCGTCCTGCGCCTGCGCGGCCGTGCCTTCGGTCCCGGCGACTTCGCGGTCATGGCCGTGGTCAACCGGACCCCCGACTCCTTCTACGACAGGGGATCGACCTACGCCTTCTCGGCCGCGGTCGACGCCGCCTCCCGCCTCATCGAGGAGGGTGCGGACATCGTGGACATCGGCGGCGTGAAGGCCGGTCCCGGCACGGAGGTCGATCCGGCCGAGGAGATACGCCGTGTCGCGGAGGTCGTCGCCGCGGTGCGCGACCGGCACCCCGACGTGATCATCAGCGTCGACACGTGGCGGTCGGAGGTCGCCAAGGTCGTCGCCGAGGCCGGGGCCGACCTGCTCAACGACACCTGGGGCGGGGTGGACCCCCAGCTCGCCGAAGTAGCCGCGGCGTACGGCATCGGCCTGGTCTGTGCGCACGCCGGGCGGGTCGAGCCGCGCACCCGCCCCCACCGCATCGCGTACGAGGACGTGGTGGCCGACGTGGTCGCGTACACGACGGACCTCGCCGAGCGCGCGGTCGCCGCGGGAGTCCGCCGCGACGCGATCCTGATCGACCCGGCCCACGACTTCGGCAAGAACACGTGGCACTCGCTGGAGGTCAGCAGGCGGCTCGACGAGCTGACCGCCACAGGGTGGCCGGTGCTGGTGGCCGTGTCCAACAAGGACTTCGTCGGCGAGACACTGGGCGGCCTGCCCGTCGAGGAGCGCCACGCCGGCACGCTGGCCACGCTCGCCGTGTCGGCGCTGCAGGGCGCCCGGGTGTTCCGCGTCCACGACGCGGCGAGCGCCCGTACGGCTCTCGCTGTCGTCACCCGCCTCTCCGGCGCGCCCTCCTAG
- a CDS encoding LysR family transcriptional regulator — protein MNLQQLRYVVATAEHRTMTDAARSLYIAQPALSRAIRDLERELGMTLFARSGRGVVVTAQGRRVVKLAREALDAVAEIEALATQTNSSGAELRIASTPSLEPGLAGRLLPAYAAEHPGIRVQIVRCEGREAVVSAVREQRADLGLTDLPVPTDLVSHPLERQEIVLISPPGLDLPDPVPVARLDGMRLVLPSPGSPRRREFDQIFATHGVRPVPAVESDERRGWLLTVREGRASLLWYRGMAEQAARAGLVIRSLDPSLRKIIAVVHARRRLPAMAQHFVALAEGGSAA, from the coding sequence ATGAATCTGCAGCAGCTCCGTTATGTGGTCGCCACTGCGGAGCACCGCACCATGACCGATGCCGCCAGATCGCTCTATATCGCGCAGCCTGCTCTGTCCCGCGCGATACGCGACCTGGAACGTGAACTCGGAATGACGCTTTTCGCCCGCTCGGGCCGGGGGGTCGTCGTGACGGCCCAGGGACGCCGGGTGGTGAAGCTGGCCCGCGAGGCCCTCGACGCGGTGGCCGAGATCGAGGCCCTCGCGACGCAGACCAACTCCTCCGGCGCCGAACTGCGGATCGCGTCCACCCCGAGCCTGGAGCCCGGCCTCGCCGGGCGTCTGCTGCCCGCCTACGCCGCCGAGCATCCGGGGATACGGGTGCAGATCGTGCGGTGCGAGGGCCGGGAGGCGGTGGTCAGCGCGGTCCGCGAGCAACGGGCCGATCTCGGGCTGACCGACCTCCCGGTGCCCACCGACCTGGTGAGCCACCCGCTCGAACGCCAGGAGATCGTGCTGATCTCCCCGCCCGGCCTCGACCTGCCCGACCCCGTCCCCGTGGCCAGGCTCGACGGCATGCGGCTGGTGCTGCCCTCCCCCGGCAGCCCCCGCCGCAGGGAGTTCGACCAGATCTTCGCCACGCACGGCGTCCGTCCGGTCCCGGCCGTCGAGTCCGACGAGCGCCGTGGCTGGCTGCTGACCGTACGGGAGGGCCGGGCCTCGCTGCTGTGGTACCGGGGCATGGCCGAGCAGGCGGCCAGGGCGGGCCTGGTGATCCGCTCGCTCGATCCCTCGCTCCGCAAGATCATCGCGGTTGTGCACGCCCGGCGGCGGCTGCCCGCGATGGCGCAGCACTTCGTGGCTCTGGCCGAGGGCGGCTCGGCGGCGTGA